The DNA segment CTTTTGCTTTGATGTTCAGCATGCCTTCCTCGGATATTCTTGCCTGGTCACCCGGTAAGAGTTCGCTTCCATGGATCTCAAGTGTCCCTTGTGTAACATACACGAAGGCGCCGTGCGAAGGCCGGACATTGAAGGTAGCCAAGCCGGCTTTCTTAAGTGTTCCAAGATACACGGTTGCATCGGCTGTAATGGGAATTGCGCCGGGAAGACTCTCGCCCGAGGCCACCGGCAGAAGCCCACTCTCTTCTTTACTCGGTAAGAACGTTTGCTGATGATATGCGGGAGTAATTTGCTGTTTTCTTGGTCCGAGCCATATCTGATACAGATGCACCGAGGTTTTCCCATGGTTGAATTCCGAATGGACAACCCCTTTGCCTGCCGACATGTGCTGAACATCACCCGGACGCACAATCCCTTTGTTCCCGGCATTATCCTCGTGCGCGAGCTCTCCTTCAAGAACGACGGTCACTATCTCCATGTTTGCGTGCGGATGCGGCGGGAAACCCGTTTTTGCTGCGACAATGTCATCATTGAACACGCGCAGGTTCCCGAAGTTCATGTTCTCCGGGTCATGGTACGTATCAAAAGAAAAAAGCCAGTAGGTTCTGAGCCACTCCAGGTCGGTATAATGTCGATTCTTGGCTTTAATAATGCGCATGGTCGCGGATGAAGTCTATTTCGTTCTCTTGGAATGGATGAATTCCAATTTCTTATCCCGTCTTAAACTTTTTAGCCGGGCTTCTTTTTTTAACGCCGTGCTTCGAGAACCGCAACGCTCGGCATATAAAATTTTTTTAACCCCATGCGACCTGGTATAGCGTCCCCCTTTGCCCTCTTTATGCTCGGCAAATCTCCGCCTGACGTCGGTGGCGATACCGGTGTAAATACTGCCGTCTTTGCATCGAATAAGATAGACGGAATACATACTTTTATTTTTCCGACTTTATCTTGTTAAGTATCTTTTTTACTTTTTCCACGCTATCCCAATCATAAATAGAGAGCGGTAACACGTTTTTTTGTATTTTTTTGAGCAAAGCTATTTTCTTTTTCATTTCTGCTGCGCCTATCGTGTCGCTTTTGGAGAGGAAGAGGAATTCGGTTTTCTTTGCCAACATTTTGTTATGAGCGGCAAGTTCTTTTTTTATTGTTTTATAATCCCGTACTACGTTAGAAGATTCCGCCGACAGCAGATGAAAAAGGACCTTTGTTCGCTCAATGTGGCGCAGAAATTTTGTGCCGAGACCCTTCCCATCCGACGCCCCTTCGATGAGCCCCGGAACGTCCGCCAAGATAAGCTCCCAGTAGGCCCCCAGATTTGGTTCCAGGGTCGTGAACGGATAATTCGCAACCTTGCTTTTTGCCCGCGTAAGTTCGTTAAGCAGGCTTGATTTTCCGGCATTGGGCAGGCCGATCAATCCCACATCGGCAATAAACTTAAGTTCCAGGCGCAGAGTAAAATGTTCGCCGGGCCGGCCTTCTTGGTACTGGGTGGGCGTGGTGTTGCGTGCCGAACGGAAATGAAAATTTCCCTTTCCGCCAATGCCTCCCTTGGCAACGAGTATCTTCTGCCCTATTTTCAACACCTCTTGGGCTCTGTCCGTTCCAATTTCTCGGATAACCGTTCCGATGGGAACTTTCAATATCAGGTCGTCTCCGTTGGAACCATCGCGGAATTGCGGCATACCGGTGCCGCCATGTTCCGTTACCACATCTTTCGCGTATCGGAATTGGCCCAATGCGTTCAGGTCCGACACGCCTTCAAAATAAATACTGCCGCCTCTGCCACCAGACCCGCCGGCTGGACCCAAGCTCATAAGATTTTTGTTGAACGCAACAGCGCCCTTTCCGCCATTGCCGGCCTTCACTTTAACTTTGACATCGTCAATGAGCATAGGTTTGTTTTTTGGATGGGTCCTTCAAAAACCGCCCGAAGGGCGGTTTTAAATACAAAGTAGTGTTAGGCGGCCATGCTTTTTAGCTTCTCCGCGGAAAGCGAGGTAAGCCACAGAAGAAAAGGTCTGCGAAGCCTGTCGGTAGGCCACAGGTCATTTTTGAACAATGACGCTTTTTCTATCCGGAAGGAAGATAGCGCAACCATGGTTGTCTGCAAATTTGGCGGCGATAGCCTGTTATGGTCTGCTAAAAATTGCTCCTTGTTTGTCATAGGGAATTGCCGATTTTGAATCTTTTGCTTCTGTACCCATCATACACGTATCCTGCGAATAATCAAGCTCGTAAGCACCCCAACAGCCATTCCGCCTAAAGTATCCGAGGGATAATGCACCCTCGCAATGTTGCGTCTGGCTCTGTGGCTTTTTCTACGCCCTGATGTTGCCTATGATGCTCTTGGCTGTCTCGTGCATCATTTTGGAAATAGTGCTGAGCATCTGCAGGGTCCGCGACTGTTTCTGCAGCATGTTTTGAAGGTCGATATCCGCAAGCTGGGTATCGTCCTGGGCACTCCCCGAACCCGCTTCCCGCACCTGCGTTTGCATCGTCTGTTTCACGCCGCCCAGGCCCTTCTCAACTTCCGTCTGGATGTCGGCCGCCGTCACGGGCTTGCTGAAGAAAAACGAGAGCCAGGGAAAACGCACCTTCACGCGGTCCGCATCAACCCCAATCTCCGCCGTAAGAGACGAATTGAATATCCCGAGGAATTTCGCGGGCATCTGGTAGGAGAGCTCCACCACATGCTCCTTTATCTTGATGCCTTTGATGGCCGGATCATTCAGTACGACCGCGCCGGTATACACTTCCAGGTCCGAAGGGGTTTTCACGTCTCCGGAACGGGAGAGTATCTCTTCTTTTTTCTTGGGGTCCCAGCCGCGCACCCCAACCCTTCCTGCCTGTTCCAAGGCATTCAAACGGGCGCGGAATGCTTCCAAATCGCCTTCGGTGTACTCCAGTCCCTGGAACAT comes from the bacterium genome and includes:
- a CDS encoding GIY-YIG nuclease family protein yields the protein MYSVYLIRCKDGSIYTGIATDVRRRFAEHKEGKGGRYTRSHGVKKILYAERCGSRSTALKKEARLKSLRRDKKLEFIHSKRTK
- a CDS encoding pirin family protein, encoding MRIIKAKNRHYTDLEWLRTYWLFSFDTYHDPENMNFGNLRVFNDDIVAAKTGFPPHPHANMEIVTVVLEGELAHEDNAGNKGIVRPGDVQHMSAGKGVVHSEFNHGKTSVHLYQIWLGPRKQQITPAYHQQTFLPSKEESGLLPVASGESLPGAIPITADATVYLGTLKKAGLATFNVRPSHGAFVYVTQGTLEIHGSELLPGDQARISEEGMLNIKAKEASRFILIEVDLTS
- the obgE gene encoding GTPase ObgE, yielding MLIDDVKVKVKAGNGGKGAVAFNKNLMSLGPAGGSGGRGGSIYFEGVSDLNALGQFRYAKDVVTEHGGTGMPQFRDGSNGDDLILKVPIGTVIREIGTDRAQEVLKIGQKILVAKGGIGGKGNFHFRSARNTTPTQYQEGRPGEHFTLRLELKFIADVGLIGLPNAGKSSLLNELTRAKSKVANYPFTTLEPNLGAYWELILADVPGLIEGASDGKGLGTKFLRHIERTKVLFHLLSAESSNVVRDYKTIKKELAAHNKMLAKKTEFLFLSKSDTIGAAEMKKKIALLKKIQKNVLPLSIYDWDSVEKVKKILNKIKSEK